The genome window TGCCGTTCTCGGCGGCGCAGGCCCACTTCATCTTCCTGCTGACGAAAGCCGATCCCTCGGGGCCGGCTATCCACGTCTACTTCTCGGAAGAAGCCGCTCCGGACAATCCGGCTCTCCTCGACCGGCTCGCCGGCCTTGAAGTCTGGCAGATCACCGCCGGACAGGAGCCGAAGAAGGTCGACGTCGCCAAGGGGACCGACTCCCTGACGGGCAAGCTGGACGCCGCCTCCAAGGACAGCGTCTACATCAGCAAGCGTGATCTCGGCGTGATGACCCGCGGCGAAGTCAGCTTCGGCCTCCAGTACTACGCAAAGACCGGCCCGTCGACGCCGAACCATCCGGCCTGGAAGATCGACACCTCCAAGCAGCTCAAGCTCGACGTCGTCCCGACGATCTCGGACAAGGACGTGCAGCTCAAGGTCCTCCTCGACGGCAAGCCGTTCGAAGGGGCGGAGATCGCCGCCGACGGCCCGATGCTCGGGATCAAGGATCTGACGAAGGCCGACGGCGTCGCCACCTTCAAGCTCGGCGGACCGGGGGTCTACTCGTTCCGCGCCAAGGTGGTCGACAAGACCCCGGGCGAGAAGGACGGCAAGAAGTATCCGGAGCTCCGGCACTACACGACCGTCGCTTTCGCGATCCCTGGCGATGCCAAGGGGGCCGCGAAGCCGGCCACGGCGGAAGCGAAGCCGGGCAAGGCTGAAGCCAAGCTGCTGACGGACGTCCCGGCTGCGGTGACGAGCCTCGGCGGCGCCGTCCTCAACGGCGACCTGTACATCTACGGCGGCAACATGGCCGGCGCCCACTCGTACTCGAACGTCGACCAAGGCCGCGCCCTGATGAAGCTCCCGCTCAAGGGGGGTGAGTGGACGAAGGTCCTCGACGGGCCGGGGCTGCAGGGACTGGCTCTCGTCGCCCACGGCGACAAGCTCTACCGCGTCGGCGGCTTCACTGCCAAGAACGAGAAGGGGGCCGACAAGGACCTCTGGTCGCAGTCGGACGTGGCCGTCTACCAGCTGTCCAAGAAGGACTGGGAAATCTATCCGCCGCTCCCCGAAGCCCGCTCGTCGCATGACGCCGCGGTCCTCGGCGACACGCTCTACGTCGTCGGCGGCTGGCAGCTCGCTGGTAAGGACGACAGCAAGTGGCACCACACCGCCTGGAAGCTCGACCTCAAGTCGTCGCAGCCGGTCTGGCAGCCGATCGCCAAGCTCGAGAAGGCCCGCCGGGCCCTCGCCCTCGCCGCTCACAACGGCAAGATTTACGCGATCGGCGGGATGCTGGAAGACGGCCCGACGACCTCGGTCGTCGTGTACGACCCGAAGAGCGACTCCTGGTCGGACGCCCCCGCCCTCCAGGGCGAAGGAATGAACGGTTTCGGAGCCTCCGCCTTCGCGACCGGCGGCCAGCTCTACGTCAGCACGCACCACGGCGACCTGCAGCGGCTCAACGCCGACGGCACCGCCTGGGACGTCGTCACGAAGCTGCCGACCGAGCGGTTCTTCCACCGCATGCTCCCGGTTGACGAGGATCACATGGTCATCGTCGGCGGAGCGAGCATGACCTCCGGCAAGTTCACGACCGTGGAAGTGATCCACGTCGACTGAGTCTTCCTCAGGGAGAGGTCCCTCGGCGCCGTGTCGGGGGACCTCTTTTTGTTTGGTCGGCCCGAGCTGCGGGATCCGGCCTGCGGTGATCCGCATGAAGACTTCGATGGACCTCATTCGTCCGGGACCGCCGTGATGACGATCCTTCAGCTGGTCGAACTGCACTTGGCGATCTTCAGTGGTGTCGCGGCGGCGACGCTTGCCATCCTGGTCGGGCGCGGAGCATGCTCCCGCTTCCCCGCCCGTCTCTTTCGGTTCAGCAACAGCTTCAAGATGCACACTTCTCCCCGCATGATTCCTGCCTCTTCCGCGGCCGCACGGCTCTTCCCGGGACGAACCCGGCCGATGGCGGACTTCCTGAACGCCGCCGGTTCGACGTGGAAGCGGACTGCCTGCGTCGCCCTGCTTCTGGGTGGGGGGGCTCTGGCTGGGGCGGAGGCTCGCGCGGAGTCGGCCTGGCCGAGTTTCCAGAATGGCGGCGCCGTCTCTCTCTCGGCTGACCTCCCGACAAAGTGGGACGCCGCCACCAGCGTCGCCTGGCATCAGGATCTCGTCGGCTACGGCCAGTCGAGCCCCGTGGTCTGGAAGGGCCAGGTGTACATCACCTCCGTCAGCGGCGCGAACAAGGAGACGTACCACGTCGTCGCCTACTCGCTGAAGGAGGGCACCAAGCTCTGGCAGTACGACGTGGCCAACCCCTCGCCCCAGGAGAGCACCTCTTACGTCTCTAAGGCGGCTCCGACACCGGTGGCTGATGACAAGGGGCTGGTCTGCTTCTTCGAGGGAGGGATCGTCGCCGGTCTGACTCATGGCGGCGAGAAGCGCTGGGAGCGGAATCTCGTTACCGAGTTCGGAGCGATCGACAGCCGCCACGGCGTCTCCGCCTCCGTCGAACAGAATGCCGACCTGGCCTTCCTGTGGGTCGAACGGACGACCGAGCCTTACGTTCTGGCGGTCAACAAGAGCACCGGCGAAACCGCGTGGAAGGTGGCCGGCATCGGCAAGACGAGCTGGGCCAGCCCGCGCCTCGTGCCGGTGGCGGAGGGTGAGTCCCATCTCGTGCTGAGTGCGATCGGGTTCCTCGTTGGTCTCGATCCGAAGACGGGCGAGCGGCTCTGGACCTTCGACCAGATCGCGGGGAACTCGACCCCCACGCCGGTTCCCGCCGGAAACGGAAAATTCCTGATCGGCGCGACGACCGGCCAGGGGGAGAGTGGCGGCGGAAATCCGCCGGACTCGAATGGGATGGTGGCGATCGGCCGCGATGCGAATGGCCAGTGGGCCGCGCAATGGATCTGGCACGCCAAGCGGGCGACGTCGTCCTTTGGATCGCCGATCCTTGCTGAGGGGAATGCGTACTTCGTCAACCGGTCCGGGGTGCTGTACTGTCTGGACCAGGAGACGGGGGAGGAGCACTACGCTCAGCGGGCCGGGGAGAGCGTGTGGGCCACGCCGCTGGCGACGAAGGGGCACGTCCTGCTGTTCGGCAAAGGGGGGACGGTCTCAGCGGTTGCGACCGGGAAGACTTTTGAGAAGCTGGGCGAGAGCATTGCCTGGGAAGGGGCCGGAGCGGCGCCGGCCGAAGGGCGCGGTGGTCCTCCTGGTGCGTCGGGACCGGTCCTTTATGGCGCGGCCTTCGTGGACGGCAGCCTGTTGTTGCGGCGGGGAGATCAGCTGATCTGCGTTCGGACGAAGTAAGCGTGTCCTTGGTCCCGCTCGCTTGAACCGCGTCCTTGCCGGACGGGCTTCCATAGCTCACACCCATCATGCGACGGCAGCCGGGGTCAAGGGGGTAACCCCTTGCCGCCGGAGGCGCTTCCATGAGGAACCGTGGTAAGCAACGGACATCCGCTTTGTGGAACCGGCTCTGAGGACTCTCTCAACGCGCACCGCTGGCTCCGCAATCCCCGCGGGTTGGAGAGGGGGGCATACGACACGGTGTCCGAGCTTGGACACGTGCTCCTTCGGACAGTTCTCGACGGCCAGGCCTCCGGCGGGCAAAGGGCCAGAAAAACAACACAGGCCACTCTGCACTCCCCACCAGGGACCAGCCCCTGGACCCTGGTATGGGTGTCAACGAAAACGGGACGACCAGATGGTCGTCCCGTTCTTGTTTACATCAGCGAGTCCGCTTGTCTCAGGAAACGCGTCCCAGAATCAGACAAGCATTGTGACCGCCAAACCCGAAGCTGTTCGAAAGAACCCGGTTCAGCTTCATCTGCCGGGCCGAGTGGGGGATGTAATCCAGATCGCACTCCGGATCCGGGTTGTCGAGATTGATCGTCGGCGGAGCCACCTGCTCCTTGAGAGCCAGAGCCGAGATCACGAACTCCACGCCACCGGAGGCTCCCAGCAGGTGGCCAAGCTGGCTCTTCGTGCTGGAGACGGCGAACTTCCGAGCGTGCTCGGTAAAGACACTCTTGATCGCGATCGTCTCCGCCTTGTCGCCGAGCGGGGTGCTCGTGCCGTGGGCGTTGACGTACTGAATCTCGTCCGGATTCAGCTTTGCGTCGCGGAGGGCGGCGGACATCGCATAGGCGGCCCCCTTCCCTTCCGGACAGGGAGCGGTCATGTGCGTGCCGTCGGCCGACATCCCGTAACCCAGGACCTCAGCAATGATCGGAGCGCCACGCTTGCGGGCGTGTTCGTATTCCTCGAGGACGACGACGCCAGCCCCTTCGGACATGACGAATCCGTCCCGGTCGCGGTCGAACGGACGGCTCGCCGCCTGCGGATTGTCGCACCGCGTCGAGAGGGCCTGCATCCGGGCAAAGCCGGAGAGCCCCATCGGAGTGATCGCGGCTTCGCTGCCGCCGGTCACCATGACGTCGGCCATGTCGTGCTGGATCAGCTTGTACGCGTCGCCGATGGCGTTCGTCGCCGATGCACAGGCGGTGGCGATGGCGCTGTTGGGCCCCTTGAGGTGCCACTGCACCGAGATGTTCCCCGCCGCGGCGTTGACCATCAGCTTGGGAATCATGAACGGCGAGACGCGGGAGGGGCCGCGATCGAACAGCGTGGAGTGCTGCTGCTCGATCTCGTTGAGGCCGCCGATCCCGCTGCCAATGAGCGTGCCGTAGCGGTAGGGGTCACCGACGGAGAAGTCCATGCCGGACTGGTGGATCGCCCGCATTGCGGCCAGCATGCCGAACTGCACGAAGCGATCCATCCGCTTGACGTCCTTATCCAGCAGTCCGAGGCTCTCCGCAAAGTCGATCTTGGCGATTTCACCGCCGAAGTTGACTTTGAACGTAGAGCAATCGAACCGACGGATGGGACCGATCCCGCTTTTTCCAGCGCAGATCGCGTCCCAGAACTCCGCGGTCTCACATCCGAGCGCCGTGACGACGCCCAGGCCGGTGACAACGACTCGCCTGGCCATCCTTTACGCGTTCCCTCGCTGCTTGATGTAGCTGACGGCGTCTCCGACCGTCTTCAGCTTTTCGTAGTCTTCGTCCGGAATGCTCACACCGAACTTGTCTTCGAAAGCCATGCCCAGTTCGACGATGTCGAGCGAATCGGCCTTGAGATCATCGATGAAGTTGCTTTCCAGCTTGATCTCTTCCACCGGCACGCTGAGCTGCTCGCTCACAATGGCGATGACTTTCTCCTCAAGACTCTGCGACACGCCTCACTCCTTAACTCGGCAATTGAATCCGCATACCCGCAACAGTTTGCCGAATTTTCGCTGACCGATCCGTGACCACAGCATCCTGAATTTCAGGCCCGATTTGCTGCAGAAACTCCCTTCTCCTGCGAAGAGAAATCTGCCGTCCTGAGTTCAACCGAAGGTCAAGGGGATACGAAGGTTCCGACAAGGGCACCAGCCGGGCGGACCGATGCTCATGAAGATATAACGCGTTTGGAAAACGCTGTAAACGGCAAGAGTCACCGGAACGCTGCTCAATTACGCAAACCGGCCATTTTCGCCGACCGGACCTTGCCCCGGGCAGGCCGCGTCGCTCCGTCGGGCGAGTTCCGGCGAGGGGCCGGATCCGCTCCCGCCGATGTCCTGGCGAGGACGACTTGTATTCAGCCCTCCTCCGGCGATGATCGTCCGTGGGCGGCCATCGGTTTCGGACGGCCTCTCTGTCGCGATCGGGCGGACGCATGCGCATCTGGTACAACAAGATTCACGACAGTCGCCGGTCGCTGCTCGAAGTCGGCGGCGACACGATCACCATCGGCCGCGACCGGCAGAACGCCCTTGTCCTCAACAGCCCGCTCGTCGCCAAGCAGCAGGCGATCGTGAAGCGGGCGGAGACCGGCGGCGGCCTTGTCCTCGAAAACCTCGGGATCAACAGTTGCCTCGTCGGCGACATCGAGGTCCTCGGCGGACAGACGCACCCGATCCGGTCAGGCGAGACGGTCCGGATCTGGCCCTACACCGTCACGTTCGAAAGTGGCGAAGCGGCGGCGATCACGCGGCACGACCTGGAAGCCCATCTCCGCGGGCTCCTCTCCGACCTCGAGCTGCGGGTCCATCGAAAACTTCTCGACCGGTTCGACCTCTATGAGCTGGAGACGAACCGCATCGGCGACCAGGAGAGCATCGTCAAGCTGGAGCGGCACATCGAGGACGTCTGCCGCGAACTCTCCCTCTTCTCCGAGCAGAACGATTCGCTTCTCGAGGAGATCCTCGCCCTGACGCTGAAGGACTTCGTCGTCAACCAGCTCATCCTGACGAGCGACGACGAGCGGTTCCGCGTGGCGTCGATGTTCACGAACGAGTTCGACCTCCCATCGACGCAGGTCCCCGAGCGCGAGGCCGAACTGGCGAACCTCGTCCGGTTCGCCCACGAGAAACTCCAGCTCGACGATCAGCCGGACCTCAGCTCCAAGATCCGCCGGGTCGAGGAGAAGTACGCCGACTCCTTCCCGTTCATCCGCCCGCACCTCCACAAGGAGCTGCGGAAATACCTCCTGCTGCGGACCCTCAAGAAGGACCTCAAGGACACCGTCTTCGGCTTCGGCCCGCTGCAGGACCTGCTCCGGGCCCCGACCGTCACGGAAATCATGGTCGTCCGCAGCGACCAGATTTACGTCGAACGGGACGGCGTCATCGAGCTCTCCGGCCGGCGGTTCCTTTCGGACAAAGTGACCGAGTCGATCATCGAGCGGATCGTCTCGCAGGTCGGCCGCCGGATCGACAAGAGCCAGCCCCTCGTCGACGCCCGCCTCCCGGACGGAAGCC of Planctomyces sp. SH-PL14 contains these proteins:
- the fabF gene encoding beta-ketoacyl-ACP synthase II, producing MARRVVVTGLGVVTALGCETAEFWDAICAGKSGIGPIRRFDCSTFKVNFGGEIAKIDFAESLGLLDKDVKRMDRFVQFGMLAAMRAIHQSGMDFSVGDPYRYGTLIGSGIGGLNEIEQQHSTLFDRGPSRVSPFMIPKLMVNAAAGNISVQWHLKGPNSAIATACASATNAIGDAYKLIQHDMADVMVTGGSEAAITPMGLSGFARMQALSTRCDNPQAASRPFDRDRDGFVMSEGAGVVVLEEYEHARKRGAPIIAEVLGYGMSADGTHMTAPCPEGKGAAYAMSAALRDAKLNPDEIQYVNAHGTSTPLGDKAETIAIKSVFTEHARKFAVSSTKSQLGHLLGASGGVEFVISALALKEQVAPPTINLDNPDPECDLDYIPHSARQMKLNRVLSNSFGFGGHNACLILGRVS
- the acpP gene encoding acyl carrier protein, which gives rise to MSQSLEEKVIAIVSEQLSVPVEEIKLESNFIDDLKADSLDIVELGMAFEDKFGVSIPDEDYEKLKTVGDAVSYIKQRGNA
- a CDS encoding PQQ-binding-like beta-propeller repeat protein; translation: MTILQLVELHLAIFSGVAAATLAILVGRGACSRFPARLFRFSNSFKMHTSPRMIPASSAAARLFPGRTRPMADFLNAAGSTWKRTACVALLLGGGALAGAEARAESAWPSFQNGGAVSLSADLPTKWDAATSVAWHQDLVGYGQSSPVVWKGQVYITSVSGANKETYHVVAYSLKEGTKLWQYDVANPSPQESTSYVSKAAPTPVADDKGLVCFFEGGIVAGLTHGGEKRWERNLVTEFGAIDSRHGVSASVEQNADLAFLWVERTTEPYVLAVNKSTGETAWKVAGIGKTSWASPRLVPVAEGESHLVLSAIGFLVGLDPKTGERLWTFDQIAGNSTPTPVPAGNGKFLIGATTGQGESGGGNPPDSNGMVAIGRDANGQWAAQWIWHAKRATSSFGSPILAEGNAYFVNRSGVLYCLDQETGEEHYAQRAGESVWATPLATKGHVLLFGKGGTVSAVATGKTFEKLGESIAWEGAGAAPAEGRGGPPGASGPVLYGAAFVDGSLLLRRGDQLICVRTK